One window of the Allosaccharopolyspora coralli genome contains the following:
- a CDS encoding M20 metallopeptidase family protein: protein MSVLEDAQQLHGDLSVLRHALHREPEIGLHLPRTQEKVLDAIDGLGLELSTGTGTTSVTGVLRGNGDGPTVLLRGDMDALPVQENTGVDYTSRVDDTMHACGHDLHTTMLVGAARLLAQHRDRLGGDVVLMFQPGEEGWDGAQVMVDEGVLDAAGKRVDAAYGMHAFSSQVPQGSFVTRAGEMLAAADEVRVTVLGSGGHGSAPHFARDPVTAVSAMVTAMQTLVTRRFDVFDPVVISVGSLHAGATNNVIPDTATFSATVRTFTQTARDRAANLIPEVLHGIAAAHGVGVEVDHIPGYPPTVTDADETAFATRTIEELFGPQRHQSLTNPLTGSEDFSRVLDAVPGSFVGLGAVPEDIDPERAPYNHSPLARYDDAVLADGAALYAELALARTQS, encoded by the coding sequence ATGTCCGTTCTCGAAGATGCCCAGCAACTGCACGGGGATCTGAGCGTTCTGCGACATGCGTTGCATCGCGAACCCGAGATCGGCCTGCACCTTCCCCGCACCCAGGAGAAGGTCCTCGACGCGATCGACGGGCTCGGACTGGAGCTGAGCACGGGAACCGGAACCACGTCGGTCACCGGTGTGCTGCGCGGCAACGGCGACGGCCCGACGGTGCTCCTGCGTGGCGACATGGACGCCCTTCCGGTCCAGGAGAACACCGGAGTGGACTACACCTCCCGCGTCGACGACACGATGCACGCCTGCGGCCACGACCTGCACACCACGATGCTCGTCGGCGCCGCGCGACTGCTCGCCCAGCACCGCGACCGGCTCGGCGGCGACGTGGTGCTGATGTTCCAGCCCGGTGAGGAAGGCTGGGACGGCGCGCAGGTCATGGTCGACGAGGGCGTGCTCGACGCCGCCGGGAAGCGCGTCGACGCGGCCTACGGGATGCACGCCTTTTCGTCCCAAGTGCCGCAGGGAAGCTTCGTCACCCGCGCAGGCGAGATGCTCGCCGCCGCAGACGAGGTGCGGGTGACCGTCCTCGGCTCGGGCGGTCACGGCTCGGCGCCCCATTTCGCGCGGGACCCGGTGACCGCCGTCAGCGCCATGGTGACCGCCATGCAAACCCTGGTGACCCGCCGCTTCGACGTCTTCGACCCGGTGGTCATCTCCGTCGGCTCGCTGCACGCGGGCGCGACCAACAACGTCATCCCGGACACGGCGACGTTCTCGGCGACGGTGCGGACCTTCACGCAAACCGCGAGGGACCGCGCCGCGAACCTGATCCCCGAGGTTCTGCACGGCATCGCCGCCGCACACGGAGTCGGCGTCGAGGTCGACCACATCCCCGGCTACCCGCCCACCGTCACCGACGCCGACGAGACCGCGTTCGCGACCCGGACGATCGAAGAGCTCTTCGGCCCGCAGCGTCATCAGTCGCTGACCAACCCGCTGACCGGCTCCGAGGACTTCTCCCGCGTGCTCGACGCGGTGCCGGGCAGCTTCGTCGGGCTCGGAGCCGTGCCCGAGGACATCGACCCCGAACGCGCCCCCTACAACCATTCGCCGCTCGCCCGTTACGACGACGCCGTCCTCGCCGACGGTGCCGCGCTCTACGCCGAACTGGCTCTCGCCCGCACCCAGTCCTGA
- a CDS encoding sensor histidine kinase translates to MFLLLCRARRVSTSVEDATLAALHRVTTAAPHLREGLTEESADKVAPHLRALLSCVAVGVVDVDGTLLSWDGEANQHYEDLRRKIETVVRTGKTGYVAHGDLPCDQRPCLMRHAVIVPLQVEGANRGALVIIAGGDRRRLQHAAEEVALHVSTHLELAELQESKERLAHAEVRALRAQISPHFIYNALNTISAQTRTDPEYARDLLQDFADFTRYSFRSSGLYTTLADEIRNIDRYLTLERARFGTDRLKVQLRIAPEVLPVVVPFLALQPLVENAVRHGLANKPGGGTVSVIAEDHGAEALISVDDDGIGMDPERLDDELANAHLTGAHVGLGNINNRMRATFGYDYGLVVETEQDAGMKVIMRVPKFSPGVRPVPAQDLDEPEVEVPASQAGV, encoded by the coding sequence ATGTTCTTGCTGCTGTGCCGGGCGCGTCGGGTGAGTACCTCGGTGGAGGACGCGACCCTGGCCGCGCTGCACCGGGTGACGACTGCGGCTCCGCACCTGCGAGAGGGCCTGACCGAGGAGTCGGCGGACAAGGTCGCCCCGCACCTGCGCGCGCTGCTGTCCTGTGTGGCCGTCGGGGTCGTCGACGTCGACGGCACCCTGCTGAGCTGGGACGGCGAGGCCAACCAGCACTATGAGGACCTCCGCCGCAAGATCGAGACGGTGGTGCGGACCGGTAAGACCGGCTACGTCGCGCACGGGGACCTGCCGTGCGACCAGCGTCCCTGCCTGATGCGACACGCCGTGATCGTGCCGCTGCAGGTGGAGGGGGCCAACCGCGGGGCGTTGGTGATCATCGCGGGCGGTGATCGCAGACGGCTGCAGCACGCGGCCGAGGAGGTCGCCCTGCACGTCTCCACGCACTTGGAACTCGCCGAGCTGCAGGAGTCGAAGGAACGCCTCGCCCACGCCGAGGTCCGTGCCCTGCGGGCGCAGATCTCGCCGCACTTCATCTACAACGCGCTCAACACGATCTCCGCGCAGACCCGTACCGACCCCGAGTACGCCCGCGACCTGTTGCAGGACTTCGCCGACTTCACCCGCTACTCGTTCCGCAGCAGCGGCTTGTACACGACGCTGGCCGACGAGATCCGCAACATCGACCGTTATCTGACGCTGGAGCGCGCCCGGTTCGGCACCGACCGGCTGAAGGTGCAGTTGCGGATCGCGCCCGAGGTGCTGCCGGTCGTGGTGCCGTTCCTCGCGTTGCAGCCGTTGGTGGAGAACGCGGTGCGGCACGGTCTGGCGAACAAGCCCGGTGGCGGGACGGTCTCGGTGATCGCCGAGGACCACGGCGCCGAAGCGCTGATCAGCGTCGACGACGACGGTATCGGCATGGATCCGGAACGGCTCGACGACGAACTCGCCAACGCCCACCTCACCGGCGCGCATGTCGGACTCGGAAACATCAACAACCGGATGCGGGCGACGTTCGGCTATGACTACGGGCTCGTGGTCGAGACCGAGCAGGACGCGGGCATGAAGGTGATCATGCGGGTGCCGAAGTTCTCGCCGGGTGTGCGGCCGGTGCCCGCGCAGGATCTCGACGAGCCGGAGGTCGAGGTGCCCGCCTCGCAGGCAGGCGTCTGA
- a CDS encoding dodecin — translation MADNVYRVTEVVGTSSSGVDDAIKKGVKRASQTLREVDWFEVTEVRGHVENGEVAHIQVGMKVGFRLDE, via the coding sequence ATGGCTGACAACGTGTATCGCGTGACCGAGGTCGTCGGAACGTCGTCGAGCGGAGTGGACGACGCGATCAAGAAGGGTGTGAAGCGAGCGTCGCAGACGTTGCGTGAGGTCGACTGGTTCGAGGTGACCGAGGTGCGCGGTCACGTCGAGAACGGCGAGGTGGCGCACATCCAGGTCGGGATGAAGGTCGGCTTCCGGCTGGATGAGTGA
- a CDS encoding DUF983 domain-containing protein: protein MNRVVRGSDGRMWQVKANLEWSNPIAADEFEHEVSGGPAPGIVMGGILLFLVVLFVAWTPPEVIVPFWVVLALLVLVLFFPVRWLLRRPWTVMAETPGDSEDHPPERWVGVVRGAFHVRGEAARVARNIEVYAEPDVNGPLQPVE from the coding sequence ATGAACCGGGTGGTCCGCGGTTCCGACGGTCGAATGTGGCAAGTGAAGGCGAACCTCGAGTGGTCGAACCCGATCGCCGCCGACGAGTTCGAGCACGAGGTCAGCGGCGGTCCCGCGCCCGGCATCGTGATGGGCGGGATCCTGCTGTTCCTGGTGGTGCTGTTCGTCGCGTGGACGCCGCCCGAGGTGATCGTGCCGTTCTGGGTGGTCCTCGCACTGCTGGTCCTGGTGCTGTTCTTCCCGGTCCGCTGGCTGCTGCGGCGCCCGTGGACGGTCATGGCCGAGACTCCCGGTGACTCCGAAGACCACCCGCCCGAGCGCTGGGTCGGCGTCGTGCGCGGTGCGTTCCACGTGCGCGGAGAGGCGGCTCGCGTCGCCCGCAACATCGAGGTCTACGCCGAACCGGACGTCAACGGCCCACTCCAACCCGTCGAATAG
- a CDS encoding MmcQ/YjbR family DNA-binding protein: MSSPADLREIALSLPDTSEKAAWGMPTFRVRGKIFASLSDPHGPGVKISPEERAELVAAEPEKFTWTTHDEKFGFMRLRLDALDREELAEILTDAWRRAAPKTLVRGFDAED; the protein is encoded by the coding sequence ATGAGCAGCCCGGCAGACCTGCGCGAGATCGCACTGTCCCTGCCCGACACCTCGGAGAAGGCTGCCTGGGGCATGCCGACCTTCCGAGTCCGGGGCAAGATCTTCGCGTCGCTGAGCGACCCCCACGGGCCCGGCGTGAAGATCAGCCCGGAGGAACGCGCCGAACTCGTCGCCGCGGAGCCGGAGAAGTTCACCTGGACCACGCACGACGAGAAGTTCGGGTTCATGCGGCTCCGACTCGACGCCCTCGACCGCGAAGAACTCGCCGAGATCCTCACCGACGCCTGGCGCCGCGCCGCCCCGAAGACCCTGGTGCGCGGCTTCGACGCAGAGGACTGA
- a CDS encoding RNA polymerase sigma factor, with translation MHDDVVDGTELPENVDARLLNRLRAGDDTAYDELYRRHAPAVRRFVLGTRRPGVDADDAVAEVFLRVLRAVRAGHGPRDYVRTYLLTVVRRVLAEWSSERRAQPMHNDELGERAGHQADHQSTQAERELLARAFTLLPARWREVLWRMEVEGHRPGSIAQDMGLTPNATAVLAHRARRGLREAYLQASSTPKPHEPRRPAAPTCRAGRASSVDY, from the coding sequence ATGCACGACGACGTGGTCGACGGCACCGAGTTGCCCGAGAACGTGGACGCTCGGTTGCTGAACCGTCTCCGCGCGGGCGACGACACCGCTTACGACGAGCTGTACCGCAGACACGCGCCTGCCGTGCGTCGTTTCGTGCTCGGGACGCGGCGACCGGGCGTCGACGCCGACGACGCCGTCGCGGAGGTCTTCCTCCGTGTCCTGCGGGCGGTGCGCGCCGGGCACGGCCCGCGCGACTACGTGCGCACCTACCTGCTCACGGTCGTGCGCCGGGTGCTCGCCGAATGGAGTTCCGAGCGTCGTGCCCAGCCGATGCACAACGACGAACTCGGTGAGCGAGCAGGCCACCAGGCCGACCACCAGAGCACGCAGGCCGAGCGCGAACTGCTCGCCCGTGCCTTCACGCTGCTGCCCGCGAGATGGCGCGAAGTGCTGTGGCGGATGGAGGTCGAAGGACACCGCCCCGGCAGTATCGCGCAGGACATGGGGCTGACACCGAACGCGACGGCGGTGCTCGCGCACCGGGCGCGGCGCGGTCTCCGGGAGGCGTATCTGCAGGCGTCGTCGACACCGAAGCCACACGAGCCGCGCCGTCCGGCCGCCCCAACCTGCCGGGCCGGTCGCGCCTCGTCAGTCGACTACTGA
- a CDS encoding Fpg/Nei family DNA glycosylase: MPELPEVEALAQHLRTYARGREVSRVDVASLSVLKTVSPSWTELHGRQVTDVARHGKYLDMECAGLHLVVHLARAGWLRWSDELAPAPPKQGRGPIGMRVHLGGPGFDLTEAGTQKKLAVWIVAGPAEVPGIAKLGPDASTVDPDTFAAILDGRTERIKTVLTSQSMLAGIGNAYSDEILHAARLSPFAVAGKLDDDTVRRLHESVREILDDAVRRSVGQDAARLKAEKRTGMRVHGRVGLPCPVCGDVVREVSFSERSLQYCATCQTGGKPLADRRLSRLLK; the protein is encoded by the coding sequence GTGCCGGAACTTCCCGAGGTCGAGGCGTTGGCGCAGCATCTGCGTACGTACGCCCGCGGTCGCGAGGTGAGCAGGGTCGACGTCGCCTCGCTCAGCGTCCTCAAGACCGTCAGCCCGTCGTGGACCGAGCTGCACGGGCGGCAGGTCACGGACGTGGCGCGGCACGGCAAGTACCTCGACATGGAGTGCGCCGGGCTGCACCTCGTCGTGCACCTCGCCCGGGCGGGATGGCTCCGGTGGTCCGACGAACTCGCGCCGGCCCCGCCGAAGCAGGGACGCGGGCCGATCGGGATGCGCGTGCACCTCGGCGGGCCCGGCTTCGACCTCACCGAAGCGGGGACGCAGAAGAAACTCGCCGTGTGGATCGTGGCGGGTCCGGCAGAGGTGCCGGGCATCGCGAAACTCGGTCCGGACGCCTCGACCGTCGACCCGGACACGTTCGCGGCGATCCTCGACGGCCGGACCGAGCGGATCAAGACGGTGCTGACCAGCCAGTCGATGCTTGCCGGGATCGGCAACGCCTACTCCGACGAGATCCTGCACGCGGCGCGGCTCTCCCCGTTCGCGGTCGCGGGAAAGCTCGACGACGACACGGTGCGGCGTCTGCACGAGTCCGTGCGGGAGATCCTCGACGACGCGGTGCGGCGCTCCGTCGGCCAGGACGCCGCCCGGCTGAAGGCCGAGAAGCGCACGGGAATGCGGGTGCACGGTCGTGTCGGCCTGCCGTGCCCGGTGTGCGGCGACGTGGTCCGCGAGGTCTCGTTCAGCGAACGGTCGTTGCAGTACTGCGCGACCTGCCAGACCGGCGGCAAGCCGCTCGCGGACCGGCGGCTGTCCCGGCTGCTCAAGTAG
- the msrA gene encoding peptide-methionine (S)-S-oxide reductase MsrA translates to MFGQSRMIDPGEALPGRAEPMRTSEYHAELPDRRIVAPFPEGTGVAVVGMGCFWGAERTFWRVNGVYSTAVGYAGGYTPNPTYEEVCSGRTGHAEVVLVVFDPEVIGYSQLLKVFWENHDPTQGLRQGNDRGSQYRSAIYFTDDAQREVAEASRVQYQAALADAGHGPITTEIALLQDFYYAEDYHQQYLSDAKNPQGYCGIAGTGVACPVGLPT, encoded by the coding sequence ATGTTCGGACAGAGCCGCATGATCGATCCTGGCGAAGCCCTCCCGGGGCGTGCCGAGCCGATGCGCACCTCCGAGTACCACGCGGAGCTGCCCGACCGCAGGATCGTCGCCCCGTTCCCCGAGGGGACGGGCGTGGCGGTCGTCGGCATGGGCTGTTTCTGGGGCGCCGAACGCACGTTCTGGCGCGTCAACGGCGTGTACTCCACGGCCGTCGGCTACGCGGGCGGCTACACGCCCAACCCGACGTACGAAGAGGTGTGCAGTGGCCGGACCGGCCACGCCGAGGTCGTGCTGGTCGTCTTCGACCCCGAGGTGATCGGCTACTCGCAGCTGCTCAAGGTCTTCTGGGAGAACCACGACCCGACGCAGGGCCTGCGCCAGGGCAACGACCGCGGCAGCCAGTACCGCTCGGCGATCTACTTCACCGACGACGCCCAGCGGGAGGTCGCCGAAGCGAGCCGGGTGCAGTACCAGGCTGCGCTGGCCGACGCGGGCCACGGCCCGATCACCACCGAGATCGCGCTGCTGCAGGACTTCTACTACGCCGAGGACTACCACCAGCAGTACCTCTCCGACGCCAAGAACCCGCAGGGCTACTGCGGCATCGCGGGCACCGGCGTCGCGTGCCCGGTCGGCCTGCCCACCTGA
- a CDS encoding MFS transporter, translated as MNAPQSASTVPLRSRRKAVVAASIGNFIEWFEFALYGFFAAAIAMNFFPGGDGGSLIPTFAAFGVSFIARPVGALVFGHFGDRMGRRGTLAVSILGMSAATFVIGILPSYETLGIVAPIMLVLARVVQGFSAGGEFGGATAFMVEYAPSNRRGLYASWQFFTQFVGGFMAAAVGAGLSSVLTEADLNAWGWRVPFIVTLPLGVIGFYLRLKLDETPQFTQDKQESHTAEAPLREVLRDYWLSMLKVMGLLITGTTSTYMIQAFLPAYLVEELGMSSAQMFTGMLTGMVLLCALIPVWALLSDRWGRRKPLLVISPLLMVICAVPVFALFQQATFLATMIGYIVLAVVLSPLTGALAITLADAFPTRVRYSGLSVVYSVGVSIFGGFTPLIFAYLVEATGNPISPGYYLAGTAVVSLIAALLYREVSSGGASEVAEQKDGAEPATSREGA; from the coding sequence ATGAATGCACCTCAGTCCGCGTCGACCGTGCCGCTGCGGAGCCGGCGCAAGGCGGTCGTCGCCGCCTCCATCGGCAACTTCATCGAGTGGTTCGAGTTCGCCCTCTACGGGTTCTTCGCCGCCGCGATCGCGATGAACTTCTTCCCCGGCGGGGACGGCGGATCGCTGATCCCGACGTTCGCCGCCTTCGGTGTCTCGTTCATCGCGCGCCCCGTGGGGGCGCTCGTGTTCGGTCACTTCGGCGACCGGATGGGCCGTCGCGGCACGCTCGCCGTCTCCATACTCGGAATGTCGGCGGCGACGTTCGTGATCGGCATCCTGCCCTCGTACGAGACGCTCGGGATCGTCGCCCCGATCATGCTGGTGCTCGCCCGCGTCGTCCAAGGGTTCTCGGCGGGCGGGGAATTCGGCGGTGCGACGGCGTTCATGGTGGAGTACGCACCGTCGAACCGCCGGGGGCTGTACGCGAGCTGGCAGTTCTTCACACAGTTCGTCGGCGGGTTCATGGCCGCGGCGGTCGGTGCCGGTCTCAGCAGCGTGCTCACCGAGGCCGACCTGAACGCGTGGGGGTGGCGAGTGCCGTTCATCGTCACCCTGCCGCTGGGTGTCATCGGGTTCTACCTGCGGCTGAAGCTGGACGAGACACCGCAGTTCACGCAGGACAAGCAGGAGTCCCACACCGCAGAAGCGCCGCTGCGGGAAGTGCTGCGGGACTATTGGCTGAGCATGCTCAAGGTGATGGGTCTGCTGATCACCGGCACGACCTCGACGTACATGATCCAGGCGTTCCTGCCCGCTTACCTCGTCGAGGAACTGGGCATGTCGTCGGCGCAGATGTTCACCGGAATGCTCACGGGAATGGTGCTGCTGTGCGCACTCATCCCGGTCTGGGCCCTGTTGTCCGACCGGTGGGGCAGGCGCAAGCCGCTCTTGGTGATCTCGCCGCTGCTGATGGTGATCTGTGCGGTGCCGGTGTTCGCGCTGTTCCAGCAGGCCACATTCCTGGCGACGATGATCGGCTACATCGTGCTGGCGGTGGTGCTCTCGCCGCTGACCGGCGCGCTGGCGATCACGCTCGCCGACGCGTTCCCCACCCGGGTCCGCTACAGCGGGCTGTCCGTGGTCTACAGCGTCGGGGTGTCGATCTTCGGCGGCTTCACTCCGTTGATCTTCGCCTACCTGGTGGAAGCCACCGGGAACCCGATCTCTCCCGGTTACTACCTCGCAGGCACCGCCGTCGTGTCGCTGATCGCGGCGCTGCTGTACCGGGAGGTCTCGTCCGGCGGTGCGTCGGAGGTGGCCGAGCAGAAGGACGGCGCCGAGCCCGCCACGAGCAGGGAAGGCGCGTGA
- a CDS encoding S49 family peptidase, with product MTDAPQKFNRLITDKLSSRLPAKIAERTERGPVVAVVKLHGVITPQPSPVSRSVISLQAVESALTRAFGHDRLAAVALSINSPGGAPTQSALVADRIRGLAKEKNVPVVAFCEDVAASGGYWLACAGDEVYAHGTSMVGSVGVVTTSFGVDGLLERYGVERRVYTAGNAKMRLDPFSPEKTEDVEWLKGMQSELHGQFTDWVRERRGNKLVGSDEDLFSGEVWTGTRAKELGLVDGLGTLRSIVQERFPDAHIVSVEGRKPLLARLGVGGPTTRFGANPAEAMQAAVESVEHRALWSRFGL from the coding sequence ATGACCGACGCGCCGCAGAAGTTCAACCGTCTGATCACCGACAAGCTCTCCTCCCGGCTGCCCGCGAAGATCGCCGAACGCACCGAGCGTGGCCCGGTCGTGGCCGTGGTGAAGTTGCACGGGGTGATCACGCCGCAGCCGTCGCCGGTGAGCCGCTCGGTGATCTCGCTGCAGGCCGTCGAATCGGCGCTGACTCGCGCGTTCGGTCACGACCGGCTCGCTGCGGTCGCGTTGTCGATCAACTCGCCGGGTGGAGCGCCGACGCAGTCCGCGCTGGTGGCCGACCGCATCCGCGGTCTCGCCAAGGAGAAGAACGTGCCGGTCGTCGCGTTCTGCGAGGACGTCGCGGCCTCCGGCGGCTACTGGCTCGCGTGCGCGGGCGACGAGGTGTACGCGCACGGGACGTCGATGGTCGGGTCGGTCGGCGTGGTGACCACGAGTTTCGGCGTCGACGGGCTGCTGGAGCGCTACGGGGTCGAGCGTCGCGTGTACACGGCGGGCAACGCAAAAATGCGGCTCGACCCGTTCAGCCCGGAGAAGACCGAGGACGTCGAGTGGCTCAAGGGCATGCAGTCCGAGCTGCACGGACAGTTCACCGACTGGGTGCGCGAGCGGCGTGGGAACAAGCTCGTCGGCTCCGACGAGGACTTGTTCTCGGGTGAGGTGTGGACGGGTACCCGCGCGAAGGAACTCGGGCTCGTCGACGGGCTCGGAACCCTGCGCAGCATCGTGCAGGAACGGTTCCCCGACGCGCACATCGTGTCGGTGGAGGGACGCAAGCCGCTGCTCGCGCGGCTCGGCGTCGGCGGTCCCACGACGCGGTTCGGTGCGAATCCGGCCGAGGCGATGCAGGCGGCGGTGGAGTCCGTCGAACACCGTGCCCTGTGGTCGCGTTTCGGCCTGTGA